A window of Phragmites australis chromosome 2, lpPhrAust1.1, whole genome shotgun sequence genomic DNA:
GTGTTGGCCGCAAAGAAGCTACTGGAGTTGGCCGTGTGGCAGAGCTTCCCTGGAGTGGGAGAAGAACCTACTTGATGGGCATCTGGGCGCTATCCCGGTTGGCAAGGACGGCGCTCGCACGACGTGAGCGCTCGAGCTAGCCCGTGTTTGAGCCTGAGTGCTCGCATGGGCATGCATGGAGTGGGCGCGCACGGAGCGGCCTCCCTCGGGAAGGAAATTCTATGAGACCCGATCTCACAGAAAGGCCCTTTCTTGTGCATGTCACATGTCCCCTTTATTTTTCTCAGTTGCATGTGCCAACCGTTAGATCAGAGAAGGACGGTATGGATCAGGGTCTTGTAGGGGTCTTTCGATGAAGAGTCTCATAGAATTTCCTTCCCCTCCCTCAATCCTGCCTCCAAAAGAAGGCCGTGGAAATGAGTCCCactgttcaaaaaaaaaaaagaacctgCTCGATGGCGACCTGGATTAGGCATGTATCTGGTGTTGGAAGAGCTCGGTGATGCTTATATCCGACATTGGAAGAGCTCAGTGGCACTTGGTGGAGCTCAATGACGGTGACGATGATGGTCAGGAGGAGCTCGATGGCTTGGATCCGGTGGTGGAAGAACTCGGCGACGCCTGAATCTGACTCTGGAAGAGCTCAACCATGCTTGGTGGAGCTCAACGGTAACGATGGTGGCAGCATATAGGAGCTCAGCGGCCAGGATCCGGTGCTGGAAGAGCTTGACAACGGCCTGGATCCGGTGTTCACGGGAGAGAGAGGTTGACGATGGtgagggaagggaggaggaggaaggagccATGGGAAATTTGGTCCAACATTGTTCATAATGGTATATATCTAATAATGTAAACTTTGCAATGGCATGTTTCCAAATTCATAATTGATAATGGCATATCTCAAAACTTGGATATTTATAATGGCACATATCTAAATTttccatctaaaaaaatcacaatgAAAAAAAACCATGCATCAATGTTTTAGACGTCTCTTAAATAGTGTGCTTGAGCTTGCAACATATTATCTGGCAGTAACATGCACCAATATCTTTCACGATTCTGTCCGCACCTACGAAAATACATACTTAAAATTCTAGTATAAATAGACATTCCAAGAAAAAATAGGCTGAGGAGATAATGTATTTGGCCAATTAGTTAATGTATTTACTTTGGGTTAAATATCTCAGTTTGTCTACATGTTATGCTCTACAGAAAATGTGCTGTTGTAGTTATAGTGTTATCAAGttgcatatatatagtgatGTCATAAATGAATAACAGAAATAATATCTTTTACTTAAGCGTACATTTGTTCTTACAAAAAGGGATTAGTGATGCAACGGAACTAAGCGTAGTCTTCAATCTTTCGGATGACTTCATAGGCAATTGATGGAGAACACACCCTAGAACGTAGCATCATCCTCAGGTATTCCACGGAATCTTCGCCTTCTGAGCAACAAGATTATGAGGGGGgagagcaagcgtgagtatatgaaatactcaacaagtgtaggaaagtatgATATGAGAGCTAATAATAAGAATGGCCTAACTCAATGGTTTATTTGCACAAATGCCATTTTAGTAATCAAATATTTATAAAGGCATCCTATTTTCTGTGTGATAAGTTCTCTAAAACTTGAGTctaggttccaaccaccttgctccACATTCGAGGATCCAACCAACTCTAAACAAGCCTAAACTCGAATCACAGTTCCCACCATTACGATCCACTAGAACCAACCTGAAATCACCGGACTAATCATGTGAAAATCCAGccgctcatgaccatgagcatgactgatatatTAGTTTTCATTTTGCAGATGATGTACaatttacccacaagacgtgtctTCTTGTTTTGTTGAGTATCTATTGACCGATAGATAACTCTTATACACTTCCGAGGTACGCGCTAGAAATTCATTGCAAAGCCTTTACATCGGCTCTCTCAGCACGTGTCGAcccgctgaggtttcactgctgtgggagtacaccctccactccagaagccccctcttatgcctTATGCATCTAGGAATTACACCCTTTCATCTCCAtaccaccaaatgatcttcacCATGCTGAGAGGATAGCGAATTACTCGAGTAGATCCGTTCCATATCAGACTtatggttgtactattttcatgGGTGGTCGCTCTACGAACCAGTCGTTAATATGGTCTGGGCATGCAAGACTGTATCATCCGTCACATGGTAATCACTAAATATCCGTCAAAGCCCACAATTttgcctggaacacatccacagACCAACCATCATGCCACACTTACCCTGACCCTAACTTCTATGTGTCTAAGCACTTTACCAAGAATTAACCCTATGTTCCATATAATCATTATTCAAATTCATGATTTGCCTGTGCTTCCCAGGAGTAAGCAATGGTAAGCATATTCTACCCATAACATGATAACCATAGTACATGTACAAGGAATGTTAgggaaaactagtaaaccctagtcATAGGTCACatatttgacaagcatgcattttataaaacaaatacTTTCCAAAAGTAGGTGCAACatgttcaagggcacttgccttcttTGTTTAGCTGCTCAAAATCCGCAAATTCGTGGTCTTAGATGTTCTTGAACACTTTCGGGACGAACTCCTCTACACGCAGATAAAACAAATAATGCTAAGAAAAAGCACTAAATAAAGCTAACACAACAACAAATGCTAAGGCTGGCTAGGGCCCTATTTTAGAAAGGTTTGGCCACAAGAATCGTCCAAATCGAAGCTATGCCGCAAAAACTACAActaaacaaattttaaatgGTTGAAAAGAAAGCGAAAACTATTTCTCTACAATTTACtttaatttatttgaatttataaaaggtcaaaaacatttatttataaTTTACAGAATTATTTTACAATacaaaactaattaaaataatttatagaatttatttacatttttaggaattaaaaataattttatatgcaaaaaaCTGATTAAAAACTTTTTTACTAAAGAAGACATATTTAAAACGTTATTAgaattattctagattttctaaaactattttccaaattaaaacttttattCTAACATTACTTGCATCATTTCTAACACTAAAAACTAATTACAGAATTAAAACATAATTAAAAACATATtgaaaacatttatttaaacaATTATCTAATTTACCCATTTTTCTATTAAAGGAAAACAAATTTTCGGATTATTTGGAAATACTTGAATTATTCGAATTATTTTCTAAAGGGAAACACTAATTATTGTGCAAGCTGGTGTCGTCATGCTGACGTGGACACATAGGACAAAGGGCAAACGTGGTCAGATGAGCTAACTAGACTGCCACATAGGACAAAAGGGCAAACGTGGAGTATTGACGCAGCTATGGTGAGGTGGAGGAAGGGCATGGCACTAACAAGTGAGACCATAGGGCAgcgaaagagaaagagagagatcaaGGGAAAAATGGGCTGTTACAGACTTGCTTACGTTCAAATACGTTGGGACATGTTTTGTATCTTAAATAAACAACTAGAGAAAGTGTATCTAATGGTACATATAAAATGAGAATGCTCATGAACTAGGGTTTAGTACCAATTTGGACCCAATCCTTCTTATCCAAGCATATTAAGTAGTTGAGAATCCAAACAAGCAATTAGTTACATTCTCGGAAATTGATTGGTGTCTTGCCAGGTGAAAGGATGCCGCCAAGGCTAAAGTTCATGCATTTCATTCATCATTGGGATTTTGGAGTATGAGCAACAGATAGTTGTTTTGCTACATTGTCATTTTTACTTCCATGCTAACATATTGACAAGATCATGATCCTTAAAAGGATTGTTTTTGTGTTGGTAGGACGAGATCGTGGTACAAAGGATCATTCCTCAAAAATCATGATTCCAGAGACTATAGTGACCTGGATTGATATTTTATATGATTCTGTCTaatttattcttattttttttaaaaaaatgtgctAAGGAAATGCTTGAAACGCAGGAATTTCAGGAAACAATTCAATTACTGCCGCAGGATTGCGGAACAATTTCCGTGGTTGAAATGGGAGTACATAGAATTGGGATTGGAGAGAACCGTACGAACTTAAGGATCAAGACATGGATAAGATCCTGACAGTGTTCTTGCACGCGTGATCATATCATCCGCTGCATGCTCATCCATATTCGCGTTACGAGACGATCGGTCGAGTTCGAAACCAAAGGAGAAAAGGAGATGAGCGATCGAAGCAAATCGACCGGCCCCGGCCACGAACTCACCAGTGCAAGTACTCCCTGAGGTTGGGATCGCTCGGGCTTGGAGCATCCGGATCCACCATCACCTGCAAATTCTTAAGCAGTTAACTGATTTGAGTGCGTTCATATATGTATATCctagagctagctagctagctaggatcGAATCAGAAGGAATTGGACTGGAATCGTACGAAACGTACCAGGGTGTAGAAGGTGCGCATGTCTGGGCCGCCGACCTCGACGCGCGGCTGGCCGGCGATGGCGGAGGGCCTGAGCTCGCAGCCGTTGGAGACCTCCCGCGCGGCGTACGCCACGCGCAGCGGCACCCGGCGCACGAACGGGTCCACCACGTCGCCGATCACACGCCCCACCACCAGCGGGTCCCCGCGCcgcatgccgccgccgccctcctctATCCCTCGTACGTCCCAACGCAGCTGGCGCGCACTGCCAGCCCACCAATCGCCTCGGCCTCTCCGCTCGCGTAGGTTAAGTTGCACCGAGCGAGAGAGACCAGAGATCCGTGTGTCGCGCGTCTACTTATAGAGCGCGCGCGCTGTGATGAGCTGGATCTCACGAGCTGGCTACGCAGGCTGCTGTCGTggcgaagcggcggcggcgggtggtaGCTGGGGCCCGGTCGGATCGGACGGGCGTTTTGGCTGTCGCCACGCCGGGCCGAGTGGGAAGATCGGCCGGCGTGCGCCCATTCGGCTCTGGCCGGCGAGGCGAGGAGACGTGTTCGGGGAAGGGGGGAAGTGATGGCCAGGTCAAATGGCCTTTGCTCTTCGCTAACTCGTCTAGGAAACCAAGGACAGGTGCAGGATAGGGTAGGGTAGGGGATCGGATCCAGACACATGCATGGGATCATATCGTCTCCCGgcgtcgtcctcgtcctcgtcctcctcgtcgtctATAGGAGTATATGAGTACGTACGTCGTAGGACTATCCAGGTCCACAGTATATATCCAGTGGCGAAGGCTCCAAGAGCGAGTGTACGAATTCCTTGCCTGTGCCGCCATGATCCCATACCATGTTAGTACATGTGCTCTTTTCCCCCATGGCGCGCGATGGATCGATAGTACTAAGAGGACGATTTCATGTCGAGTAAGCATGCAACTGCCGTTTCTACCATCATATGTACGAGTAGTAATCCTATCTGACTAGTCTGCGCGCGTGCCTCTTTGtcacctagctagctagcacacTACTACCACACTGAAAAACCGATCGAAAGTATTTTCTTTCAGGAAAAAAACGATTCAACCGGCCGGATGCGAAGAAATGCATCCTGgtcccggggggggggggggaactgAAGAGGCCTTTTTTGTGCGACGACTGCCGGCTTAGATCATTCCTAATTATaatctctttattttattttcttctcgattttctttttcgtttccatttcctttattttctctcatctctaatagCTTTTCTTCGAGGAGAATcgtaaaaagaaaggagagagaaactCGTTATGAAAGAAATGATTATGAGAATCTCGTTATGAAAATAATCGTGAAAAAAAACCGATAGAgtgttgaaagaaaaaaatccttTCACAACgagaatttttttcataaaaaaaatcctttcacGTGACCTTAAGAGACATTGGATTGGTAGATGCATGGGAGGGTGGGGATAGGGCGATATGGACGACAGAAGTAGCAGCTGAGCTGTGCTTAGCTGAGCAGCCTCGCCGTCCTTTGTGTCTCTCTCAGTACCCATCATGTCGCTCCCTGTCTGTCGAGTTCCCATTGGCTGCCCGACAGATTTTCCTCTCTCCGTCCTCGGCGCCAGCTAATTACCCGCCCGTCAACCCGTGGTCTCGCAGCGGTAAACACTCCAGATCTCGCCCGCTATACGTCCGGGACAACGACACGTCGACGCGCGCCAGCCATTTACCCTGACCCGCAcagtaaaaaaaggaaaatcccCCACCCGACGTGTGGATCCTCTGCTGCCGGCGGCGGCTTAGGATGGAGGCAACCGCATACACTCGTGGACATAATGCTTATCTcaattgtttattttttatttgatactcattttttatttttaaatctattttataatttatttatttatttttaatataaatcttaatataaatagATAGTTCTGATAAATCTTGTGCGTGTAAAGCTATGTGTTTTATACCTCATGTCggccatattttttttgaaagaaaatgtcGGCTATGTTTCCAACGGGGAATTTTCCACGTCACAGTTTAATTAAGCCTACTTATGCATACTGTGAAGGGGAATTATACCGGTTACAGGGCATTGGTTGATGGCGCGTTTGGTCCTAGCTGGCGCTCACTAATCACTTTTCCCACCGGTGTTATTTGTGAGTGATTTCCCGTCTTTTGCATTTCTTATATGGCGACAATTCTTTGAGTCTACTGACGAAGATAACCGACAAGGTGTAAAGACACGCGACAAAAAGGATTATGACAACACGCTATGTATTCTCTTAATATTTTCTATAAGGAAAATGTTAGAATTTAATTATAATTAGTGAACAATTAGCAACAAGGTGTAGGGACGTGTCCTTTGGTGAAGAGACTTAATACAATTTCATTATATCTATTGGAGAGAGCCATGTTTCTCCAATAACACCTCTgcatcatgtatatatatgtaaacatTTTATTGAATCAATATAATAGTTTCATTCTCTATACTTTTAACTTCTACTGTTCATTACAATTCACATCGCAATACATTATCAGACACGTTAGATTTTTTCACTGGGCAAGCCCACACAAAGGGAAGATCACCGACGCTATGTACGACAAGCAGGTCGCAAGGCGGCGGCCATGTCGACAGCGACGAACACACATTACTACCACTGATCGGCCACACTGACACACAACAAAGAAGTTCATCGGCCATCTCTGATGCATCTAGTAGAAGGACCAACAAAAGGATGAACACCATGGACAAATCGATCAAACAAGGTAAGCATCATGCAAACTGATGAACTTACCTTGGTTATGGTAACTCACGCCAAAGACGCCACCTCTGCTCTTAAGCAGCAACGCTTCAGCCCTTTGGCAATGGCGGTTGGTCTGATCTAGCAACGCCAGCCGTCACGCGACACCCAGGCCATGGTCCAGCCGATGGCGACCCGTCCTCTAGCGGTCATCCACGTAACGGCCCTCAGCTGAGGCGATGGCCACCATCCCTCCAACGGCTTCATGGCGGTCCTTGGCGATCGTCATATCTCCGGCGGCAGCGCTCGACGCCTAGCGCGGTGACATGCCACTTCGGCCGTGAAACGGCCCTAACCCACCGGTCTGCACCACCCAACGGATACGTCGGCTGGCGCTACTCTAGCGACCGGCTCGGCTCCGGCCCCTTCAACAGCGGAGGAGTCGATGCACAGTGAGAGGGAGGGGCGTGCAGTTAGGGTTCCAACCGCCGCTTCCTTCCTCATATATATGGGACAGGGTGGGGAGCCCGAATGGGCCGCATGGGCTAAAAGGCTAGAAAGGCCTTAACCCAGGTTGACTTGGCCCATAGACCAGTAAACTCGTGCTTAACACCATTTTGCAAAAGTCCACTTGGGTTTTTGACAAATTGCAAGATGGT
This region includes:
- the LOC133892852 gene encoding protein FLOWERING LOCUS T 1-like isoform X1 → MRRGDPLVVGRVIGDVVDPFVRRVPLRVAYAAREVSNGCELRPSAIAGQPRVEVGGPDMRTFYTLNLQVMVDPDAPSPSDPNLREYLHWLVTDIPATTGVFFGTEVVCYESPRPVLGIHRVVFLLFQQFGRQTVYTPGWRQNFSTRDFAELYNLGLPVAAVYFNCQRESGTGGRRM